Proteins from a genomic interval of Streptomyces sp. TLI_235:
- a CDS encoding methyltransferase family protein has product MAYAFDPTWAAELDRIHGIEATWDTTTIGRLEILGLGEGESFLEIGAGAGSIARWAASQVGPAGEVVATDLDTRFLQDLPPDISVLQHDIRSDSLPHDHFDVVHARLVLSHLAERDAVLARAARACRPGGHLVIEEFDESDTLGGSMRRPHVNSAWAEEALLQCWPAMGAFVATFGYDAAYGSRLAESLADCGLDQVQTAGNVAILHGATPQSAAYRTSLAFLGRAMTRNGLLTDEQLNPVLALLDDPDFAMATPVLVTAWGRRPHSPAPQPPIPQHS; this is encoded by the coding sequence ATGGCCTACGCGTTCGACCCCACCTGGGCCGCCGAGCTTGACCGCATCCATGGCATCGAGGCCACCTGGGACACCACCACGATCGGCCGCCTGGAGATTCTCGGACTCGGCGAGGGCGAATCCTTCCTCGAGATCGGCGCAGGCGCCGGCAGCATTGCACGATGGGCCGCCTCGCAGGTCGGACCTGCGGGCGAGGTCGTGGCGACCGACCTCGACACCAGGTTCCTGCAAGACCTCCCGCCCGACATCAGCGTCCTGCAGCACGACATCCGATCCGATTCGCTGCCCCACGACCACTTCGACGTCGTGCACGCCCGGCTTGTCCTGAGCCATCTGGCCGAGCGCGATGCCGTCCTGGCAAGGGCGGCCCGAGCCTGCCGCCCTGGTGGCCACCTCGTGATCGAGGAATTCGACGAGAGTGACACTCTCGGCGGATCCATGCGCCGACCACACGTCAACTCCGCGTGGGCCGAAGAGGCCCTGCTCCAGTGCTGGCCCGCCATGGGCGCCTTCGTCGCCACCTTCGGATACGACGCCGCCTATGGAAGCCGACTGGCGGAAAGCCTGGCCGACTGCGGCCTCGACCAGGTCCAGACAGCAGGGAACGTCGCGATCCTGCACGGCGCCACCCCCCAGTCCGCTGCCTACCGCACCAGCCTGGCCTTCCTCGGCCGCGCCATGACCAGGAACGGCCTTCTGACCGACGAGCAGCTCAATCCCGTACTCGCCCTCCTCGACGACCCGGACTTCGCCATGGCCACACCCGTCCTCGTGACAGCCTGGGGGCGGCGCCCGCACAGCCCCGCCCCCCAGCCACCCATACCCCAGCACTCCTGA
- a CDS encoding amino acid/polyamine/organocation transporter (APC superfamily), whose amino-acid sequence MTLAQAQKHSSSADAPGGLRRDVGLLGLLFTGVGSIIGSGWLFGALSTSRQAGPAAIVAWILGGFMIMLIGLAYAELGAMLPMSGGAVRFPHLAFGSFASFTTGWINWLAAASVAPIEVEGALQYATYYVPWLTRSDGGVTVLTGGGLAVAVAFLALFSVINVVGVKLFEKANTILVWWKLLIIVLVIIALLGTAFHPGNFHSHGFATNGLTGIVTSIATAGVVFSYFGFRQGVDLAGESKNPRRNVPIAVIGSIVITMVIYVGLQIAFIGAIPEDLLSHGWSSLDFPNAFGPLAALATLLGLPWLATLLYTDAVISPADTGLIYTTVTSRLSYAMAKNGNAPKSLGTLSPRGVPWVSIILTFVTGLIFFMPFPGWQQLVGFITSATVLSFGSGPLVVAALRRRVPHQTRPFKLPFGDLIPFLAFYSSNLIVFWTGWKTNQKLFVAIILGLVLFAVQSLRGRGAHGDRPALDLRAGLWVGPWLLGLAALSALGPFGGGSGVLGFTLAFPVIAAFSLAIYVLAIRFCLPTATVERSLAEVMASEGHETH is encoded by the coding sequence ATGACGCTGGCGCAAGCCCAGAAGCACTCATCCTCGGCGGACGCCCCAGGAGGCCTCCGCCGAGACGTGGGACTGCTCGGGCTGCTGTTCACAGGTGTCGGCTCCATCATCGGATCCGGCTGGCTCTTCGGAGCGCTCAGCACGTCGCGGCAGGCCGGCCCGGCCGCAATCGTGGCCTGGATCCTCGGCGGATTCATGATCATGCTGATCGGCCTTGCCTACGCCGAGCTGGGTGCGATGCTCCCGATGTCCGGTGGCGCCGTGCGATTCCCGCACCTGGCGTTCGGCTCGTTCGCGAGCTTCACCACCGGTTGGATCAACTGGCTCGCGGCAGCATCGGTGGCGCCCATCGAGGTCGAGGGCGCCCTGCAGTACGCCACGTACTACGTCCCCTGGCTGACCCGTTCGGACGGCGGCGTGACGGTACTGACCGGCGGCGGACTCGCCGTGGCCGTCGCCTTCCTCGCTCTGTTCAGCGTCATCAACGTGGTGGGCGTCAAGCTCTTCGAGAAGGCCAACACCATCCTGGTGTGGTGGAAGCTGCTCATCATCGTGCTGGTGATCATCGCCCTCCTCGGCACGGCCTTCCACCCCGGGAACTTCCACAGCCACGGCTTCGCCACCAACGGCCTGACTGGGATCGTCACCTCCATCGCGACCGCCGGCGTCGTCTTCTCGTACTTCGGCTTCCGCCAGGGCGTCGACCTCGCGGGCGAGAGCAAGAACCCGCGCCGCAACGTGCCCATTGCCGTCATCGGCTCCATCGTCATCACCATGGTGATCTACGTCGGCCTGCAGATCGCCTTCATCGGCGCCATTCCCGAGGACCTGCTCTCCCACGGCTGGTCAAGCCTGGACTTCCCCAACGCGTTCGGCCCGCTCGCCGCCCTCGCCACCCTGCTGGGGCTGCCGTGGCTCGCCACCCTCCTCTACACGGACGCGGTGATCTCCCCGGCCGACACTGGCCTGATCTACACCACCGTCACCTCGCGTCTGTCCTACGCGATGGCGAAGAACGGCAACGCCCCCAAGTCGCTGGGCACCCTCAGCCCTCGCGGGGTGCCGTGGGTCAGCATCATCCTGACCTTCGTCACCGGCCTGATCTTCTTCATGCCCTTCCCCGGCTGGCAGCAGCTGGTCGGATTCATCACCTCCGCCACCGTGCTCTCCTTCGGCTCCGGTCCGCTGGTCGTCGCCGCGCTGCGCCGCCGCGTGCCGCACCAGACACGCCCGTTCAAGCTCCCCTTCGGTGACCTCATCCCGTTCCTGGCCTTCTACTCCTCGAACCTGATCGTGTTCTGGACCGGCTGGAAGACCAACCAGAAGCTCTTCGTCGCGATCATCCTCGGCCTCGTCCTGTTCGCCGTACAGAGCCTGCGCGGCCGAGGCGCCCACGGCGACCGTCCCGCCCTCGACCTGCGGGCCGGACTGTGGGTCGGGCCCTGGCTGCTGGGCCTGGCCGCGCTGAGCGCCCTCGGGCCGTTCGGTGGCGGCAGCGGGGTCCTCGGCTTCACCCTGGCCTTTCCCGTCATCGCCGCTTTCAGCCTGGCGATCTACGTCCTGGCGATCCGCTTCTGCCTGCCGACTGCGACGGTGGAGCGCTCGCTCGCAGAGGTCATGGCAAGCGAGGGGCACGAGACGCACTGA
- a CDS encoding amino acid transporter (manually curated), with amino-acid sequence MPRQHLNGPSGADKSSSRSHGRRLSATRVAVLAVSAAGPLSSMVGSLPLALALGNGPGLPGAFVFATVVQLCFCAGYAALCRRVVSTGALYTYVGQGLGRPAGVGAAMLALLSYTALSIGLVGAFGYFTALVLAAAGVHVPWVVLSGCGVVVCGLLGHRSVDLSARVLLTLMAAEVVIAAVFDLAVLADRGSEALPTASFAPGTVFSSGIGISLMIAFSAFVGFESAALYGEETADPTRNIPRAVLLAGAAIGLFFVATSWITIGAIGVADTRDLAGHQLGNLLFFLSDRYAPQPLTQAMAVVMCTSLLAALLAVHNAASRYTFALGREGILPRALGRLHPDRLSPANASLTQTVLAAGVVTVFAVAGLDPYLNLATSMVGLATLGILTLQAFAAVAIPVYFHRHAEAGWWRTRVAPALGAAGLITATTLSAVNYRTLVGTTNPAVVALPGLLAVAVAGGIGYGLWLRGRRPDLYEALARSGTAAPAPARTSAADAPRPRYCIVGAGAAGLIAARSLQAEDIDYDQFERNTAAGGFWDPANQASPFAAPLLPLPPLHLADLPGHPLPVGHPRQDPRRTLRHLRSFSETFGLDRSIEYGVAVVRAEPAGENARDGWRVTLTTGETRHYTGVLCAHGADWRTVSVPEPLPHGAGYATLPAYGIPYLDEALLDQEGGRPQLYLNLFHPRLRGLYVLGFLDAGPATHVFYTAMARTILVDIRARHVKRHQEAIRAACAAGPPDLGTTMTYLDLPGRTHHLETDTYWRLLNDFQQRFGEPDDSGGHHVGEVSRRPRTVLP; translated from the coding sequence GTGCCACGACAACACCTGAACGGGCCCTCGGGGGCGGACAAGAGCAGCAGTAGATCCCACGGACGACGCCTGTCCGCCACACGCGTGGCGGTGCTGGCAGTGTCGGCCGCCGGGCCGCTCTCCAGCATGGTAGGAAGTCTTCCCCTGGCCCTTGCACTCGGCAACGGTCCGGGACTGCCCGGCGCCTTCGTGTTCGCGACGGTCGTCCAGCTCTGCTTCTGTGCGGGATATGCCGCGCTGTGCCGACGGGTGGTCAGCACCGGTGCCCTCTATACCTATGTGGGGCAGGGCCTGGGCCGGCCGGCAGGGGTCGGAGCGGCCATGCTGGCGCTGCTCTCCTATACGGCGCTGTCCATCGGTCTGGTCGGAGCGTTCGGATACTTCACTGCGCTGGTGCTGGCAGCAGCAGGAGTCCACGTTCCGTGGGTTGTCCTCAGCGGGTGCGGCGTTGTGGTGTGCGGGTTGCTCGGGCACCGATCGGTGGACCTCTCGGCGAGGGTCCTGCTGACCCTGATGGCAGCCGAGGTCGTGATCGCAGCGGTCTTCGACCTTGCGGTACTGGCCGATCGGGGTTCGGAGGCCCTGCCTACCGCCTCGTTCGCCCCGGGGACCGTGTTCTCCAGCGGCATCGGTATCAGTCTGATGATCGCATTCAGTGCCTTCGTGGGGTTCGAGTCCGCCGCGCTCTACGGAGAGGAGACGGCAGATCCGACCAGGAACATCCCCCGTGCAGTCCTGCTGGCCGGAGCCGCGATCGGTCTCTTCTTCGTCGCCACCAGTTGGATCACGATCGGCGCGATCGGTGTGGCCGACACCCGTGATCTCGCGGGCCACCAACTCGGCAATCTGCTCTTCTTCCTCTCCGACAGATACGCGCCACAGCCGCTGACCCAGGCGATGGCCGTCGTGATGTGCACCTCCCTGCTCGCGGCTTTGCTTGCCGTGCACAACGCGGCCAGCCGCTACACCTTCGCCCTCGGCCGCGAGGGGATACTGCCCAGGGCGCTCGGTCGGCTCCACCCGGACCGCCTCTCGCCCGCGAACGCCAGCCTGACCCAGACCGTGCTGGCGGCAGGCGTGGTCACGGTCTTCGCCGTCGCCGGCCTCGATCCGTACCTCAACCTGGCCACGTCGATGGTGGGCCTGGCGACCCTGGGCATCCTCACCCTCCAGGCCTTCGCTGCCGTGGCCATTCCCGTGTACTTCCACCGGCACGCGGAAGCCGGATGGTGGCGCACCCGGGTAGCCCCCGCACTCGGTGCGGCCGGCCTGATCACCGCCACCACGCTCAGCGCAGTCAACTACCGGACACTTGTCGGCACCACCAACCCCGCCGTGGTGGCGCTGCCCGGACTGCTCGCAGTGGCGGTGGCCGGCGGCATCGGCTACGGCCTGTGGCTACGCGGTCGTCGACCCGACCTCTACGAGGCACTGGCCAGATCGGGCACCGCCGCTCCGGCACCCGCCCGGACCAGTGCAGCAGATGCTCCGCGGCCGCGGTACTGCATCGTCGGCGCCGGCGCAGCCGGCCTGATTGCGGCGCGCAGCCTCCAGGCCGAAGACATCGACTACGACCAGTTCGAGCGAAACACCGCCGCCGGAGGATTCTGGGACCCGGCCAATCAGGCCAGCCCGTTCGCCGCCCCGCTGCTTCCGCTCCCACCCCTGCATCTGGCCGACCTCCCCGGCCACCCCCTGCCTGTCGGTCACCCCCGTCAGGACCCCAGAAGAACCCTCCGCCACCTGCGGTCCTTCTCCGAAACCTTTGGCCTGGACCGGTCCATCGAATACGGGGTGGCCGTGGTCCGCGCCGAACCCGCAGGCGAGAACGCCCGGGACGGCTGGCGGGTAACCCTCACCACGGGAGAGACACGGCACTACACCGGTGTTCTCTGTGCGCACGGTGCCGATTGGCGCACCGTCAGCGTGCCGGAGCCTCTTCCACACGGGGCAGGCTATGCCACGCTGCCTGCGTACGGCATCCCCTACCTCGACGAAGCGCTCCTCGATCAGGAGGGCGGTCGGCCGCAGCTGTATCTGAACCTCTTCCACCCCCGTCTCCGCGGCTTGTACGTCCTGGGCTTTCTCGACGCTGGGCCGGCAACCCACGTTTTCTACACGGCGATGGCACGGACGATCCTCGTGGACATTCGTGCCCGCCACGTCAAACGGCACCAGGAAGCCATTCGGGCCGCCTGCGCCGCCGGCCCGCCCGACCTCGGAACAACGATGACCTACCTTGACCTTCCCGGGCGCACCCATCACCTGGAGACCGACACGTACTGGCGCCTGCTCAACGACTTCCAGCAGCGATTCGGGGAACCGGACGACAGCGGCGGTCACCATGTCGGCGAGGTGTCTCGCCGCCCGAGAACCGTCCTGCCGTGA
- a CDS encoding putative regulator of Ras-like GTPase activity (Roadblock/LC7/MglB family): MSHANFEANNLGLLLDNLLAFPGARHALLLAHDGSLRAHPWAIDQAEAARQAGAFSALHSASRNAAELCGQEQTPWEQTLIEFAGGCVFLLSVDATCYLAVSASSGADVPMLALRIHRLADQLAR, from the coding sequence GTGAGTCATGCCAATTTCGAAGCCAACAACCTCGGACTGCTGCTCGACAACCTCCTGGCGTTCCCCGGCGCACGCCACGCGCTCCTGCTCGCGCACGACGGCTCACTGCGCGCCCACCCCTGGGCCATCGACCAGGCCGAGGCGGCACGCCAGGCCGGCGCGTTCTCTGCGCTCCACTCGGCGAGCCGCAACGCTGCCGAGCTCTGCGGGCAGGAACAGACGCCGTGGGAACAGACCTTGATCGAGTTCGCGGGTGGGTGCGTTTTCCTCCTGTCCGTCGATGCGACGTGCTACCTCGCGGTCTCCGCCTCGTCCGGGGCGGACGTCCCGATGCTCGCCCTGCGGATACACCGGCTCGCGGACCAGCTCGCCCGGTAA
- a CDS encoding hypothetical protein (manually curated): protein MLLDRNASAMVRAQAQAGGVSATLTMTARTAQCSTDMLVSVIPGASDEIVVLNSHTDGQNAIEENGSVVLRGIARSLAQVPRRRLPRTYVVVFSTVLHRALPGGPRWPQEHPALHRHPPGPDGQNGRQLLHRAHRSVPDSGWSRGTTM from the coding sequence GTGCTGCTCGACCGAAATGCCTCGGCCATGGTCCGCGCACAGGCGCAGGCCGGCGGCGTGAGCGCCACCCTGACAATGACCGCCCGCACTGCCCAGTGCAGCACCGACATGCTGGTATCGGTGATCCCGGGTGCAAGCGACGAGATCGTCGTCCTCAACAGCCACACCGACGGGCAGAACGCGATCGAGGAGAACGGCAGCGTTGTCCTGCGCGGGATCGCCCGGTCGCTGGCGCAGGTGCCGCGCCGACGCCTTCCCAGGACGTATGTGGTGGTGTTCTCCACCGTTCTCCACCGCGCACTTCCTGGTGGACCTCGGTGGCCTCAGGAGCACCCAGCTCTTCATCGACACCCGCCCGGACCTGATGGCCAAAACGGTCGCCAGCTTCTGCATCGAGCACATCGGTCGGTCCCCGACAGTGGGTGGAGTCGGGGAACAACTATGTGA
- a CDS encoding leader peptidase (prepilin peptidase)/N-methyltransferase yields the protein MTASPALVTGCALLGLPTGTLLSVLARRTVPESGPPLAAPLPAACTSALFALLSWRLGPTAALPGYLYLGAIGIPLTVIDLRVRRLPDRLVLPAYPVGALLLASAAAMLGDARPFLRALAAAAVLFAAYALLAIIGPRNGMGGGDVKLAGVLGMFLGWLGWREVLTGTALAFGLGAATGAALLVLRRATWRSSIPFGPFMLVGALVATTI from the coding sequence ATGACCGCGTCCCCAGCCCTCGTGACCGGCTGCGCCCTGCTGGGCCTGCCGACAGGCACACTCCTGTCCGTGCTCGCCCGCCGCACCGTCCCCGAATCCGGTCCGCCCCTCGCCGCCCCGCTGCCGGCCGCGTGTACCTCCGCCCTCTTCGCCCTGCTGTCGTGGAGGCTGGGCCCCACCGCCGCACTGCCGGGCTACCTCTACCTCGGCGCGATCGGTATCCCCCTGACCGTCATCGACCTGCGGGTACGCAGGCTGCCCGACCGCCTTGTACTGCCTGCCTACCCGGTCGGTGCACTACTCCTCGCTTCGGCCGCCGCGATGCTCGGCGACGCCCGGCCCTTCCTCCGGGCGCTGGCAGCGGCAGCAGTGCTGTTCGCCGCCTATGCCCTGCTGGCGATCATCGGCCCCCGCAACGGCATGGGCGGCGGCGACGTCAAACTCGCCGGCGTGCTCGGCATGTTCCTCGGCTGGCTCGGCTGGCGCGAGGTTCTCACCGGGACGGCACTGGCTTTCGGTCTGGGCGCGGCCACCGGCGCCGCCCTGCTGGTGCTGCGCCGTGCCACCTGGCGTTCGAGCATCCCGTTCGGTCCGTTCATGCTCGTGGGCGCACTGGTCGCGACGACCATATGA
- a CDS encoding signal transduction histidine kinase, with amino-acid sequence MQILTIAALWCLPPGLLLCLAETIRARKTARGLIRQTAMLRDEVRMRDAETEHLVTRRLTAVAAGLPCHPDEVPTALHTGLAATRFATNLDTVVNLFSETGSRTRARAEKTAHAAVSTALQPLEDLADGQNALLADLQGRSDDPETLKALLQIAQANAQLMRRIRAIRLLCGTAPHPGRQPVPLTDVVRSARSRIRENNSIRISQQTHTTIVGGAAEPVTAALAELLDNATRHCEAGTSADVAIRPTQSGVAVTIDDTGPGMEEQQRRRTGALLSGHSPATLCRLGHTPKLGLPVVGLLAARYGFRVRVGARSPHGGVRAVLLLPAGLIADTGPGDPTSVSEKTHRPATWAHAAEELARPMGKFVKGPEERQPTDPNRQGDTT; translated from the coding sequence ATGCAGATCCTGACGATTGCCGCACTGTGGTGCTTGCCCCCCGGTCTCCTGCTCTGCCTGGCGGAAACGATCCGGGCCAGGAAGACGGCCAGAGGGCTGATCCGACAGACGGCCATGCTGCGGGACGAGGTGCGCATGCGTGATGCCGAGACCGAGCACCTCGTGACCCGCAGGCTCACCGCCGTCGCCGCCGGCCTTCCCTGCCACCCCGACGAGGTACCCACGGCACTGCACACCGGGCTCGCGGCCACCCGATTCGCGACGAACCTCGACACCGTGGTGAATCTGTTCTCGGAAACCGGGTCAAGAACCCGCGCCAGGGCGGAAAAGACCGCGCACGCCGCGGTCAGCACTGCACTGCAGCCTCTCGAGGACCTGGCCGACGGGCAGAACGCCCTCCTCGCCGACCTTCAGGGACGAAGCGACGATCCCGAGACCCTCAAGGCCCTGCTGCAGATCGCCCAGGCCAATGCCCAGCTGATGCGCCGAATCCGAGCGATCCGACTCCTGTGCGGCACGGCGCCCCACCCCGGGCGTCAGCCCGTACCACTGACCGACGTGGTTCGTAGCGCCAGGTCGAGGATCCGCGAGAACAACAGCATCCGGATCAGCCAGCAGACGCACACCACCATCGTCGGCGGGGCAGCCGAGCCGGTGACTGCCGCCCTCGCCGAACTGTTGGACAACGCCACCCGTCACTGCGAGGCCGGCACCTCGGCCGATGTCGCGATTCGGCCCACGCAAAGCGGAGTAGCGGTCACCATCGACGACACCGGCCCCGGCATGGAGGAGCAGCAACGACGGCGGACGGGCGCCCTGTTGAGCGGCCACAGTCCTGCCACTCTCTGCCGACTCGGGCACACGCCGAAACTCGGCCTGCCGGTGGTCGGACTGCTGGCCGCCAGGTACGGGTTCCGAGTCCGTGTCGGCGCCCGGTCCCCCCACGGGGGCGTGCGCGCCGTGCTTCTCCTGCCTGCCGGGCTGATAGCCGACACCGGCCCGGGGGATCCCACCTCCGTGAGCGAGAAGACGCACCGGCCGGCGACCTGGGCGCACGCCGCCGAAGAACTGGCCCGGCCCATGGGGAAGTTCGTCAAAGGGCCCGAAGAGCGACAGCCGACCGATCCGAACCGACAGGGTGACACGACGTGA
- a CDS encoding AAA ATPase-like protein: MGNPVRLVGRVEKMASLTRLVESVVVGHGGAGVIRGDAGTGKTALLDSLEAQCRRAGLRVLRGAGAKLERQVPFAAVQSCLQLHPMSPRGDLQQISRLLQGVGGAAGRDWHLAVADAMADLLGRWFAERPGAVLLDDVQWADAWSTALVGRLLGLLKDQPVLLVAAGRPAPELSVLLREFEARGARLWELGPLAEPEVAALVQQLVGGCPNTILLERIAPAAGNPLFVTELVAAYQRLGAVRVRDGVAGVAPGSGDMGGALPSDSLREIFADRFGCLSSRMQDVLEVAALLGAGASVEDVSTVSGIPPDEVRETVRLAAESGVLVGSGSNLFVFRHPLIRQALADRMPAATRSALLAYAKRVLSEADPPVGRPVQRPPRDNRPSSTGAFGRPTCS, from the coding sequence ATGGGCAACCCGGTCCGTCTGGTCGGCAGAGTGGAGAAGATGGCCTCGCTGACGCGCCTGGTCGAGTCCGTGGTGGTCGGGCACGGCGGTGCCGGTGTGATCCGGGGGGACGCCGGTACGGGCAAGACCGCGCTGCTGGATTCGCTGGAGGCACAGTGCCGACGTGCCGGGCTGCGGGTGCTGCGGGGGGCGGGAGCGAAGCTGGAGCGCCAGGTGCCGTTCGCCGCGGTGCAATCGTGCCTGCAGTTGCACCCGATGTCCCCGCGGGGCGACCTCCAGCAGATCTCGCGTCTGTTGCAGGGTGTGGGCGGAGCCGCCGGACGCGACTGGCACCTGGCCGTCGCGGACGCGATGGCGGACTTGCTCGGCCGATGGTTCGCCGAAAGGCCGGGAGCCGTGCTGCTGGATGATGTGCAGTGGGCCGATGCGTGGAGTACGGCGCTGGTCGGTCGGCTGCTCGGACTGCTGAAAGACCAGCCGGTGCTCCTGGTCGCAGCGGGCAGGCCGGCTCCGGAACTGTCGGTGCTGCTCAGGGAATTCGAGGCTCGCGGGGCTCGGCTGTGGGAGCTCGGCCCGCTGGCGGAGCCCGAGGTTGCGGCGCTGGTCCAGCAACTGGTCGGAGGCTGCCCGAACACCATCTTGCTGGAGCGCATTGCACCTGCCGCAGGCAACCCGTTGTTCGTGACCGAGTTGGTGGCCGCGTACCAGCGGCTGGGCGCCGTCAGGGTGCGTGATGGTGTTGCAGGAGTCGCCCCCGGGTCGGGTGACATGGGCGGGGCGCTGCCCTCCGACTCGCTGCGCGAGATCTTCGCCGACCGGTTCGGGTGCCTGTCCTCCCGGATGCAGGACGTCCTGGAGGTTGCGGCCCTCCTCGGCGCCGGAGCCAGCGTGGAGGATGTCTCCACCGTCTCCGGGATTCCGCCGGACGAGGTCCGAGAGACGGTCCGCCTCGCCGCGGAGTCGGGGGTGCTGGTGGGGAGCGGCAGCAATCTGTTCGTGTTCCGGCACCCGCTGATCCGGCAGGCTCTGGCCGACCGGATGCCCGCCGCCACCCGCTCCGCGCTGCTGGCGTATGCCAAGCGCGTCCTGTCGGAAGCAGACCCGCCCGTGGGACGGCCCGTACAGCGCCCGCCCCGAGACAACCGGCCTTCGAGCACCGGGGCGTTCGGCCGGCCCACATGCTCGTGA